One segment of Clostridium ljungdahlii DSM 13528 DNA contains the following:
- a CDS encoding FadR/GntR family transcriptional regulator: MKIPIIAKFAAERATDQEIENIRKIENKFEEEANEGIYNPETDKKLHVEISKASHNDLFIKFTNDINNVMKEHKMWIFLRDRTVTRLEYRDINVSEHMEIVKSIESCDGEEAMKKMPKHMNSLYDRYWKE; this comes from the coding sequence ATGAAAATTCCTATAATTGCTAAATTTGCAGCTGAAAGGGCTACGGATCAGGAGATTGAGAACATACGTAAGATTGAAAATAAGTTTGAAGAAGAAGCAAATGAGGGCATATACAATCCGGAAACAGATAAAAAATTACACGTTGAGATATCAAAAGCTTCTCATAATGATTTGTTTATCAAATTTACCAATGATATAAACAATGTGATGAAAGAGCATAAAATGTGGATTTTCCTTCGTGACAGAACTGTTACTAGACTGGAATACAGGGATATCAATGTAAGTGAACATATGGAGATTGTTAAATCCATTGAAAGTTGTGATGGTGAAGAGGCAATGAAAAAAATGCCTAAACACATGAATAGCCTGTACGACAGGTATTGGAAGGAATAA
- a CDS encoding glycosyltransferase family 4 protein, which produces MLNLKKILHVIAQRPEKTGSGTYLQALIEQGDKKGYSQAVIAGIPADEFNIHFKENVKFYPVVFQTEKLPFPVVGMTDIMPYKSTMYRKLDNDMLIKWKNAFSEVLTKSVAEFRPDIIITHHLWILSAMVKEMFPLIKTIAICHGTDLRQMDLAPNFNNYVSKYCRKIDNIAALHEDQKNEIIKKYQIDKNKITVVGVGFNPNIFYTNDTEKNMDKIKLIYAGKLNFAKGIPSLIKSYNKLDIDRNSIELILAGSGTGSQFKAIEKMAEESRLRIILKGSISQKELSKLFRESHLFVFPSFFEGLPLVLTEALASGMLIVTTNLPGVKDFFGDYINKKGLIEYVKMPSLKSLDEPFEEDLPNFEKEFSKAIENQLEKIKNKYYKKDPKVKEVIDNMSWKGVFNKIENLF; this is translated from the coding sequence GTGTTAAATTTGAAAAAAATACTACATGTAATAGCTCAAAGGCCTGAAAAAACAGGCAGTGGTACATATCTTCAAGCTTTAATAGAGCAGGGAGATAAAAAAGGTTATTCTCAAGCTGTAATAGCAGGTATCCCTGCAGATGAATTTAACATACACTTTAAAGAAAATGTTAAGTTTTATCCTGTAGTTTTCCAAACAGAAAAGCTTCCTTTTCCCGTAGTAGGTATGACAGATATAATGCCTTATAAAAGTACTATGTATAGAAAATTAGATAATGATATGCTAATCAAATGGAAAAATGCCTTTTCTGAAGTTCTTACAAAATCAGTAGCAGAATTTAGACCTGATATAATAATAACTCACCATTTGTGGATACTTTCCGCAATGGTGAAAGAAATGTTTCCACTTATAAAAACAATAGCAATATGTCATGGTACAGACTTAAGGCAAATGGATTTAGCTCCTAATTTTAATAATTATGTATCCAAATATTGCAGAAAAATAGACAATATAGCTGCTCTGCATGAAGATCAAAAAAATGAGATAATAAAAAAATATCAAATAGACAAAAATAAAATTACTGTGGTTGGAGTTGGTTTTAATCCAAACATTTTCTATACTAATGATACTGAAAAAAACATGGATAAGATAAAACTTATTTATGCCGGGAAATTAAATTTTGCAAAAGGAATTCCATCCCTTATAAAATCTTATAATAAACTAGATATAGATAGAAATTCTATAGAACTCATTTTAGCAGGCTCTGGCACAGGCAGCCAATTTAAAGCCATTGAAAAAATGGCTGAAGAAAGCAGATTAAGAATAATATTAAAAGGTTCGATTTCTCAAAAAGAATTATCAAAGCTCTTTAGAGAAAGTCATCTTTTTGTATTTCCATCCTTTTTTGAAGGGCTCCCTTTAGTATTAACTGAAGCCCTTGCATCTGGCATGTTAATAGTAACTACAAACTTGCCTGGTGTCAAAGATTTTTTTGGAGATTACATTAACAAAAAAGGTTTAATAGAATATGTTAAAATGCCTTCTCTGAAAAGTTTAGATGAACCTTTTGAAGAAGACTTACCTAACTTTGAAAAGGAATTTTCCAAGGCTATAGAAAATCAATTAGAAAAAATTAAAAATAAATACTATAAAAAAGACCCAAAAGTAAAAGAAGTCATAGACAATATGTCTTGGAAAGGTGTTTTTAATAAAATAGAAAATTTGTTTTAA
- a CDS encoding vitamin B12-dependent ribonucleotide reductase: protein MDCVKDLFKRYFTKSLKQNNNKTVYDLFKWKKVDVFLKDHKTGKVLVDMKNLEFPENYSQNACDIIASKYFRKAGVPGENGYENSMKSVTHRMVNFWCESLKDEGLIKTEDESSIFYDECAYALLNQMCAPNSPQWFNTGLKLSYDICGAKQGNYYFDENLNKVVESKDNYTRTQASACFILSIEDKLLGSHSISNQFVTETKLFKGGSGTGTNFSTIRAKGEKLSGGGSSSGLMSFLKALDKNAGAIKSGGTTRRAAKMVCLDVDHPEIMDFINWKSKEEDKVRALGKMGYDTDIDGEAYETVSGQNSNNSVRFSDEFMNKVSKLEQNPDDTIELIGRTDPKLNRIEKIKNIWDAFNNSAWKCADPAPQFSTTFNAWHTCPAGEDGKLNAPYNRINSTNPCGEYAFLDDTSCNLASINIYKFYNITNNTFDIEGYLHIIDLVQLILESSIHWGQFPTEDIARKTYLFRTTGLGISNIASLFMVMGYPYDSDEARTLAASLVGILTGESYYVSSLMAKEIGPFKKFEINKPYMMRVLRNHARAASVDIESLQAILGNNFSNEFEDLNYVPLKVKHSVLKKEGLSYIGKTLKDCWINALKSGIKFGYRNAQVSVIAPTGTISFAMDCGATSIEPFFSHIVYKKLSGGGFMTIINPVITIALKNLGYTSEQIEDILSYVLEKENVSENDYTYEKILDGKIEGAPHLKDEHLSIFDTSNKCGSGERYIDPMGHVKMVASLTPLISGSVSKTVNLPKTASVQDFKDVVLTSWKLGVKGITLYRDSSKAAQPLNTTLSDSNDINIEDFTYNQLLSKVKELQKGIKYSKRDKIIGIRKGTTHPAQIDDVKIYTTVNRNSNDEISEIYITTDREGTIIMGLLNSLSKAISVMLQYHVPPQDISRMLRGQKYEPYGFVQKHPYIKYVSSISDLISKVIDIELGDFSRCQVKPENYDKDSLVLGNSSPELNTIKTNGNETKIKKIDGEKVYGTVCPTCSSTRMVRNGTCMVCLDCGSTTGCS from the coding sequence TTGGACTGCGTAAAAGACTTGTTTAAAAGATACTTTACAAAATCTCTTAAACAAAACAATAATAAAACAGTATATGATTTATTTAAATGGAAAAAAGTTGACGTGTTCTTAAAAGATCATAAAACAGGAAAAGTATTAGTTGATATGAAGAATCTAGAATTTCCTGAAAATTACTCTCAAAATGCTTGCGATATAATAGCTTCTAAATATTTTAGAAAAGCTGGAGTTCCCGGAGAAAATGGTTATGAAAATAGTATGAAATCTGTAACTCACAGGATGGTAAATTTCTGGTGTGAATCACTAAAAGATGAAGGACTTATAAAAACAGAAGATGAGTCTTCTATTTTTTATGATGAATGTGCATATGCTCTCTTAAATCAGATGTGTGCTCCTAATTCTCCTCAATGGTTTAATACAGGTCTTAAATTATCTTATGACATATGTGGTGCTAAACAGGGAAATTACTACTTCGATGAAAACCTCAATAAAGTAGTAGAGTCTAAAGATAATTATACAAGGACTCAGGCTTCTGCTTGCTTTATACTTTCTATTGAAGATAAACTTCTAGGATCACATTCCATATCAAATCAATTTGTCACAGAGACAAAATTATTTAAGGGAGGTTCTGGAACTGGCACTAATTTTTCTACTATAAGAGCAAAAGGTGAAAAATTATCTGGTGGAGGATCTTCTTCCGGACTTATGAGTTTTTTAAAAGCATTGGATAAAAATGCAGGAGCTATTAAATCTGGTGGTACTACAAGAAGGGCTGCAAAAATGGTATGCCTTGATGTAGACCATCCCGAAATAATGGACTTTATAAACTGGAAATCCAAAGAAGAAGACAAAGTAAGAGCTCTTGGTAAAATGGGATATGATACAGATATCGATGGTGAAGCTTACGAAACTGTATCTGGTCAAAACAGCAATAATTCAGTAAGATTTTCCGATGAATTTATGAATAAGGTAAGCAAATTAGAACAAAACCCAGATGATACCATTGAGCTTATTGGTCGAACTGACCCAAAGCTTAATAGGATAGAAAAAATAAAAAACATATGGGATGCCTTTAATAATTCTGCCTGGAAATGTGCTGATCCTGCACCTCAGTTCAGTACTACATTTAATGCCTGGCACACCTGTCCTGCAGGTGAAGATGGCAAACTAAATGCTCCTTATAACAGGATAAATTCTACAAACCCCTGCGGAGAATATGCTTTTTTGGATGATACTTCCTGTAACCTTGCTTCTATAAATATATACAAGTTCTATAATATAACCAATAACACTTTTGACATAGAAGGATATTTGCACATAATAGATCTTGTTCAGCTTATTCTTGAATCTTCAATACACTGGGGACAATTTCCTACAGAAGATATAGCTAGAAAAACTTATCTTTTTAGAACCACAGGACTTGGTATATCAAATATAGCTTCGTTATTTATGGTTATGGGGTATCCTTACGATTCAGATGAGGCTAGAACTTTAGCTGCATCACTTGTTGGAATACTTACAGGTGAGTCTTATTACGTATCTTCTCTTATGGCAAAAGAAATAGGTCCATTTAAAAAGTTTGAAATAAATAAGCCCTATATGATGAGAGTTTTAAGAAATCATGCCAGAGCAGCCTCTGTAGATATAGAGTCTCTCCAAGCAATTCTAGGGAATAACTTTTCAAATGAATTTGAAGATCTAAATTATGTTCCGTTAAAAGTAAAACACAGCGTTTTAAAAAAGGAAGGACTTTCTTACATAGGAAAGACTTTAAAAGATTGCTGGATAAATGCACTTAAAAGTGGTATCAAATTTGGATACAGAAATGCCCAAGTTTCAGTTATAGCACCTACAGGAACCATATCCTTCGCCATGGACTGTGGAGCTACTTCAATAGAACCATTTTTCAGTCACATTGTTTATAAGAAGTTATCTGGAGGAGGATTTATGACTATTATAAATCCTGTAATAACCATTGCCCTTAAAAACCTAGGCTATACCTCTGAACAAATAGAAGACATACTGTCCTATGTACTTGAAAAGGAAAATGTATCTGAAAATGACTATACTTATGAAAAAATACTGGATGGCAAAATAGAAGGTGCACCTCACTTAAAAGATGAACACCTAAGCATATTTGATACTTCAAATAAATGCGGCAGCGGCGAAAGATATATTGATCCTATGGGACATGTAAAGATGGTAGCTTCTTTGACCCCTCTTATATCGGGTTCCGTATCTAAAACTGTAAACTTGCCTAAAACTGCTTCAGTACAAGATTTTAAAGATGTTGTTCTTACCTCTTGGAAACTAGGAGTTAAAGGCATTACCCTTTATAGGGATTCTTCTAAAGCTGCTCAGCCTTTAAATACCACTTTGTCAGATTCCAATGATATAAATATCGAAGATTTTACCTATAACCAACTTTTATCAAAGGTAAAGGAACTACAAAAAGGAATAAAGTATTCAAAGCGAGATAAAATTATTGGAATTCGTAAAGGAACTACGCACCCTGCTCAAATAGATGACGTTAAAATATACACTACAGTAAACAGAAATTCTAATGATGAAATATCTGAAATATATATAACTACAGATAGAGAGGGTACTATAATAATGGGGCTTCTAAATTCCCTGTCTAAAGCAATATCCGTTATGCTGCAATACCATGTTCCACCTCAGGATATATCACGAATGCTCAGGGGACAAAAATATGAGCCTTATGGATTTGTTCAGAAGCATCCCTACATAAAATATGTATCCTCAATTTCAGACCTTATAAGTAAAGTAATTGATATAGAACTGGGGGATTTTTCAAGGTGTCAAGTTAAACCTGAAAATTACGATAAAGACAGCTTAGTTTTAGGCAATTCTTCACCTGAATTAAACACCATAAAAACTAATGGAAATGAGACAAAAATAAAAAAAATAGATGGTGAAAAAGTTTATGGTACAGTATGTCCTACTTGTTCAAGCACTAGAATGGTGAGAAATGGCACCTGCATGGTATGTCTTGACTGCGGTTCTACTACAGGATGCAGTTGA